The sequence below is a genomic window from Deinococcus arcticus.
CCTTGAGCCCTACCGTGTGCCTCCTGGCGTGGCCGCTCGACTGGCCGACTGGACCACCGACGAGAACGGCGGCCTGAGCAAGGAGGCGGGCCAGGACCAGACGGCGGCGCTGCTGCCCGTGCTGGCCGAGTGGCAGGAGCGCTTGTATGCCGAAAGCAAACAGGCACTCCTGATTGTGTTGCAGGCGCGGGATGCCGGGGGCAAGGACGGAACAGTCAAACATGTCTTCGGCGCCCTGAATCCCAACGGCGTGCGGGTAACCAGTTTCAAGGTCCCTACCCCAGAGGAGCAGGCCCACGATTTCCTGTGGCGCGTGCATGCCCAGGTACCCAGGCGCGGCATGGTGGGCATCTTTAACCGCAGCCATTACGAGGATGTGCTGGTGCCCATGGTCGAGGGCGACCTGGACCCTGGTGCCATTGCACGGCGGCTGGACCACATCCGGGCGTTCGAGAAC
It includes:
- a CDS encoding polyphosphate kinase 2 family protein; the encoded protein is MTLEPYRVPPGVAARLADWTTDENGGLSKEAGQDQTAALLPVLAEWQERLYAESKQALLIVLQARDAGGKDGTVKHVFGALNPNGVRVTSFKVPTPEEQAHDFLWRVHAQVPRRGMVGIFNRSHYEDVLVPMVEGDLDPGAIARRLDHIRAFENLLGDHGVRVLKLYLHVSPEEQKARLQARLDDPSKHWKFNPADLQARAAWDSYTRAFDTILSTSTEAAPWYVIPADRKWFRNLLVTQLVLATLQEMNPSFPALPFDPNGVTIE